The following nucleotide sequence is from Salvelinus namaycush isolate Seneca chromosome 23, SaNama_1.0, whole genome shotgun sequence.
TGTTTTAAAGTTTTCAATGTGGAATACATTTCTTGACCTCTTTAGTTTCACAGTCCAAATGTAATCGAATGAAGTAGACATTatttatatatgtatgtatgtatgtatatatgtgtatacaaAACAGCTGCTTTTTGCATGACAGATTgaacaggtgaaagctatgatcccttattgatgtcactttttaaatccacttccatcagtgtagatgaagggggagataggttaaagaaggatttttaagccttgagacaattggagcatggattgtgtatgtgtgccattcagagggtgaatgggcaagacaaaagatttaagtgcttttgaactgGGAATGGTAGTAAGTGCCATGCGCACTctttgtatcaagaactgcaacgctgctgggtttttcatgctccacagtttcccgtgtatatcaagaatggtccaccacccaaaggatatccagccaacatgatacaactgtaggaagcattggagtcaacataggccagcatccctgtggaatgcttttaacACCTTGTGGAGGTGTAATGGAGGCTGTTATGGAGGCTGTtcagagggcaaaaggggggatgcaactcaatattaggaaggtgcttgacttggactgaactAGGTtccagtactcattttgggtgctggtattgtttatatttaggtgcaggaccTCCaaaatacttttgagctaatattctataagaggaataggagctcaagcagtagaaaattTGAGGCGCCAGTACTCTGCTCCTGTGAGCTCCAGTCAAGCactggaaggtgttcctaatgtttggtattctcagtgtatatatatatatatatatatataataaagtGTTGTTAATACACTGTAATAGAGCCTACAAATTCAACTACATAATGCAATACATGTTCACATTTAGGCCATGATATTTAATAGGCTAACTTATGACCAAGCCTGTCTGTCTGCAAATAGTTATTCTAGCCAGCATGTGATATGGAGAGAGGGTGTGGGGAGGCTGTTAGCCCCTGGGGCGCGGGCGGGTGGGAGGGGGTGACGGCGAGAGTGAGACTGCAGCCAGCTCTGAGCCCAGGGCCTGGTTCTGCCATGTAAGCCCCCACGCACATGAGCTCACATGATGCTGCTAGACTCGGGCCTCTGCTTGGGCTTCACTGGCCAGGCAGCTGACCAGGATTATGAGGCACAAAGGCTCAGGGAGAAAGCTGAAATCTGCTCAAACTCTACCAATGGATCTGGAGGAATGTGGCCCGCAGTTTCAGTTCTTCTTTTGTTCTAGGTTTTATGTAAATATCTCCCTCTCCATCACCATCTATTTCCCCATGTCCTCATTTATGCCTGGTTTTGCAATTTGGCCCTAATTGCATGCAGTTTTAGGTACCCACACTTCCCAGACTTTGGAATGTTTACAATATGTTAGTATGTTCTTGATAAAGCCAGTGTGTTCTTAGCTGGAACACTTTTTATTGTTGGACCAAGAGTTGGGTGTTAGCAAGGTACCATGGCTATGGCCCAGCCAGACTCTGGTTCCCACAATCTTATCAAGCATATTTCTGCCTTGTCATTTCCCTGTGCTTATTAGTGGAATGATCACACTGAAGGAATCTGACCTCACTAAAATGAACCTGGCTAAGCAACACTTCTGACTATAATCAGAtgagaggtagggaggggagagacagaggtagggaggggagagacagaggtagggaggggagagacagaggtagggaggggagagacagaggtagggaggggagagacagaggtagggaggggagagacagaggtagggagggaggggagagaagaggtagggaggggagaggagagaagaggtggggaggggaagagagaacaAGGGGAGGGGGGCATAATAACACTAATCCTCAAGCAGTTCTATCTATGATATAATTAAAGGCCTGGTGTTAAACAAGGCGTTATTCAGATGAACCACTAATTGCCACATCTGTTAGCCCCATCGCAGCTAGGCCGAGGTGTCGGCTGGAGTGCCTCACATCTGCTAATTGGTACAAACAGGTAGCAGATGCACAACCCCGCCACAGAGCCTCTGCTAATTAGCCAGGCAAGGCTCAACCACAGGCGACCAAGCCGCCATGCTGGCTCAGGGATGGGGAAGAGAAGGGATTTGCCTGGTGGTTCAGCCCAGCCAAGCTAGGGGAGTACAGAAGAGGATTGAGAGGGTAGGAGGTACAAGGAAATGTCCCTAGTTTTCCCCAACAGGCTGCGTCAGGATGGTCTGTCTGGTTTGGGCCCAGCGTGAGTGGCGTGCTGCCATCTGTGTGGTGGCAGTAGGGTTTCAGATGGCAGAGCCATAGTGGTGGGACTTCGGCCAGTCCAACTAGGGAACACTGATAGGGACGCAACAGAGCTTTGAGGaagtacagtaccttcagaaagtattcacacccctcaactttttacacattttgttgttacaacctgaatataaaatggattaaattgagattttgtatcactggcctacacacaataccccataatgtcaaggtggaattatgtttttagaaatgtttactaattcattgaaaatgaaaagcttaaatgtcttgagtcaataagcattcaaccccttttgttatggcaagcctaaataagttcaggagtaaaaatgtgcttaagttgcatggactctgtgtgcaataatagtgtttaacatgatttttgaattactacctcatctctgtaccccacacatacagataattgtacggtccctcagtcgagcagtgaatttcagacacaaagatcagggaggttttccaaagcctcgcaaagaagagcacATATTGGttgattgttttattttttattttttaaacctgacattaaatatccctttgagcatggtgaagttattaattacacttttgatggtgtatcaatacagccagtcactacaaagatacaggcatccttcctaaatcagttgccggagaggaaggaaaccgctcagggatttcacagtgaggccaatggtgactttaaaactgtTAGAGtttgtaatggctgtgataggagaaaactgaagatggatcaacaacattggagttactccacaatactaacctaaatgacagagtgaaaaggaagcctgtacagaatacgcatcctgtttgcaataaggcactaatgtaaaactgccaaaaatgtggcaaagaaattaactttatgtcctgaatacaaagcgtttggtgcaaattcaacacatcactgagtaccactcttcatgtttccaagcatggtggtggttgcatcatgttctGGGTAGGCTTTTCTAGTCCTACCCATGTTATGGGTAGGACTAgggagtttatttatttttatatatataaaaagaaatggaatggaatggagctaagcacaggcaaaatcctagagggaaaacctggttcaggctttcctgggagacaaattcacctttcagcaggacaataacataaaaTATAAAGCATGCCATTGCCAAATATACAATGGAGTTAAGTGACCTAGTTAgttttgacagagcttgaagaattttaaaaacaataatgtgcaaatattgtacaatccaggtgtccaaagctcttagagacttacccagaaaggctcacagctgtaatgtgatgtattgactcaggggtgtgaatacttatgtaaattaatcatttgtatttaattttcaatacatttgcaaaaaagtctaaacatgttttcactttgtcattattgggtgttgtgtgtagatccTGCTAGGGTTTTTGTATAGCCTATATTGTGAGGGATAGCTAGGCCTATTTACTCAGTTTTTGTCGGTCATCAATAGTTCCTGCTCATCTGGGGGTTTTTTCTTCTCAGAACCGTGTCGACAACAAGAATGCAGAATACTCTTGAGTAGCCTAGTTATTGAGAGCAGAATGCTACATTTGTTTTGTCTGAGTGTCAAGTAAGGTCTTCACTGTAAAATTTCTGAATGAGTTACTTCTTATTCTTAGCTTTGACGAAGCCCACGCTTTAGTTGAATGGAAACAAATATCCCGAAAATCACATTTTCCTCAGGCTGCTTTAGGGAAGACGCAGGAAGTGTAATGTCACACCAGCAGACCGCTTTCCTGTGTGTTCCCTTTGTTGCCTCTCCTCCATCAATCTAAAGTGCTTTAAAGGCTAGTTAAGCAGCCTAACACGTTTAAATGGTAAATAAACTCCTTTGTTGTGAGTGGAGCTGTGGAGAGCACAGCCTCTTTAATGATGAGGAATGTTCAGTAATGACCCTTCTGCGCGTCACCGAGGTGACAGAAGTCGGTTATCTCATTAGTTCCCCTAGTTGAATTGATGCCTGAGACAACATGATCTCAACTGCTGCTTTGCTAGCTCACGTTTTGCTCTTGCTTGCACACCACTGACATACCAGGATGGAGGGACTGGAGCAATGGGCGGGCGTAACGTGGTCATGTTTTTTCAAAAGATACCAGACCAGAGAGCTTTTTTTAAATATCTTCAGACGTCCGAAGCATAGTAAATAACCTGTCCTGCTCAAAGCACGATCGCTGACTGAGTCAGTTTGTGTGTTTATGGCGTGTCTtaaacttctttgggactggggggcagtattgagtagcttggatgaataaggtgcccagagtaaactgcctgctactcaggcccagaagctagaatatgcatataattagtagagttggttagaaaacactctgaagtttctaaaactgtttgaatgatgtctgtgagtataacataactcatatggcaggcaaaaacctgagaaaaaaaacaaCCAGGAAGTGTGAAATCTGAGGTTAGTATTTTTTCAATtcattgcctatccaatatacagtgtctatggggtcatattgcacttcctaaggcttccactagatgtcaacagtctttagaaccttgtttcaggcttctactgtgaagggggagagaataagagctgtttgagtcaggggtctggcagaatgccatgagctcagtcaggtGTACggccgtgagagttagctgcattccttttcctttctaaagacaaaggaattgtccggttgaaacattattgaagatttatgataaaaacatcctaaagattgattctatacatcgtttgacatgtttctacgaactgtaatataacttttttgacttttcgtctgaactaagTGATCGCGCATtgagcatttggattactgggctaaacgcgcgaacaaaaaggaggtatttggacataaatgatggactttatcgaacaaaacaaatatttattgtggaactgggattcctgggagtgcattccgatgaagatcatcaaagtgaatatttacaacgctatttctgagttttgtgacacctctccttctttggaaaatggctgtatgtttttctgtgacttggcgctgacctaacataatcgcaaggtatgctttcgccgtaaagcctttttgaaatcagacactgtggctggattaacgagaagtttatctttaaatggtgtataatacatgtatgtttgaggaattttaattatgagatttctgttttggatttggcgccctgcaatttcactggctgttggttaaGAGAGAGGTTTTAAGAAGGGTGCGGATGAGTAACACAGATGGTTGAATGACTGATAAAGTACTCACTACTCTTTTGTTTTTCCAGCTGAATATCCTGGTTGATACGGGAAGCAGTAACTTTGCAGTGGCTGCAGCAGCACATCCCTTCATCACACACTTCTTCAACACAGCACTGTGAGTCAGGCTCGCATATTTGCTCTGTGGAATATCTCTTTCTATTAGGCCAATGAGAAGGCTACGCATTATATTTGGTGGCCTCATAATATTAGAAAATGCCTTAATTAAATAATCAGTGTTTCACATCAATCTCATAATTTATACTACAATCTGATCATGTTTTATGTTTGTTTATAATTGTCTCAGGCATTCGTTTGATAAGATTTCCTTTGTCTAAGAGTGCTAGTTAATCTCCCCGACCGTCCCTGTGTTCAGCTCCAGTACGTACAAGTCCACTGGCAGGGGCGTGGCCGTCAAGTACACCCAGGGCAACTGGGAGGGCGAGCTGGGCACCGACCGCGTCCTCATACCCAGCATCGCTGGCACCCTCACCATCAATATCGccaccatcctctcctctgaCGGATTCTTCCTCCCGGGGGTCAACTGGCAGGGAATCCTGGGTCTGGCCTACCCCCTGCTGGCTCGGGTAAATGGGGAGGGGTCCTCATGCCCTCTGGGACTCTGGATATGAAGGATATCGCCATGTCTGTTTGATTTGGCACAGTGGTGTCCGTAAGCGTGGTGGGGCGTGAAGAGCTGCTGAATGTTATCAAAGATCAAATCAACTCAACCGGAGAAGGTTCACACACATGATACTGTTCAGAATGGAACTGTGATCTCATCATCACACAGAACCATGGGGCGTAATGTTGGTTAGGCTATTCTGAGCTTACACAATGTATGCCTTATGCAGATTTTGAGGTCAACTATTTTAAATCATTGACATACAGTGACCACTCTGTACTGTGGATCTCAGCTTTGTTCAGGTTCAGATGATCTGGCCCTTGATATATACACCATGGGAAGTCAAGGTATAGAGGGGGGATCCTGTTTAGTCAGGGTGATAACTGATACGACTTTCTCCTGTCATTCTCTGTGCTTACAGCTTCACTATTGACCAATAGGACAGCCAAGACGTTACACTATTTTACACTAAGTTAATGACCAGAGTGTTTTGTGTTTATGTCTCCTGTTTCTCAGCCTGACTCCTCGGTGGAGCCTTTCTTTAACTCCATGGTACGACAGACAGGCATCCCAGATGTGTTCTCCCTCCAGATGTGTGGAGCTGGGTTGTCAGCCAGCACCACTGCCGACCCCACAGGGGGAAGTCTTGTGAGTAGTCAGGAGGAGAAAGCTAAAGGTTATGAATGGGAGGAGTGGGGggtaggggggtgggggggacttCCTTACAAAGGCTGGTTGTTGTACTGTCAAAGAAGATGATTATTGAGGCTGTTCATCTCACACACGCTAGGCAGTTGCTTGGCATAATATTTCACCCGACGCCCAGACCAGATAAACCTTTCAAGGGTGGATTAGACTGAGCGGCATAGTGCTTCTTAGAAACATGATCGCTAGCAAGTCTCTGCGCCTCTCAATGCGTTTCCCCATTGGACACCGAATCTAGTTAGCGAATGGCTAATTAAGCTAAGATAGCCCCTTGCCGAGGGCAGGTCTGTTGGTGTTATAAGAGCAGTTGCGGTCGAGCCGACCACGTGAGTGAGCGCAGCAGATGGGAGAGATAGTGGGGTGTAATCAGTGTCTGCAATGCCATGCCAAACATTGCCAAGGCATGCCATTGTAGTTTTATTACAGTATTCAGGCTATCATTGTATTCAGTCATTTGTAAAGTGAATGAAAAATCCTGTTTTGTTTCAGGTCATGGGAGGGGTTGAACCAACATTGTATTCAGGGTCCATGTGGTACACCCCAATAAAGGAAGAGTGGTACTATCAGGTGGAAGTATTGAAGATGGAGGTTGGGGACCAGAATCTAAACCTGGACTGCAAAGAGGTATGAGACAAACTGTCCACTGTTGTTTTCTAAATTGCCCTTTCCTGGTCTAAATGGTTTGCAAAGTATTTCAATCTGCACAACACGTCAGGTTTGAGGAACAAAGCCTAACCGTGGCCATAAGACTAAGGCTGTTTCTAGTGAGCATTCTTTCTGGATGAGCCTGTAGTGCAGGTCTGGAAAGAGGATATAAAGCAACAGTTAATAAAGCATGCCTGAGCTGAGACACAAGAATGTGCTAAACCTGTTTCTGAAGCCTTCCAGGAACCAAGGTggacatttcagctttttgttTGATCAAGGTCTTCTGAAATGAAATATGCAACTGAAAAAAACAAATTTTTCCCCTTTCTTTatacatcttcctctctctctttccttctctctccctctccttctctcagtaCAACAAGGATAAAGCCATAGTGGACAGTGGAACCACTCTTCTGCGGTTGCCTGTGAATGTGTTCAGTGCTGTGGTTGAGGCCATCTCAAGAACATCTCTGGTATGTCAGCCGCTGTGCCCATGATCAAATGACAAAGAACTTCTAGGATAACCTGGTTGTCTGAGAACACTTCAGTAACTGTGTAGACTGAGGACACTGCAACTTATTTCCTATCCATGGCTTATATTTGTCCACCCCTATATGGCATCTTTGTTCTGGTCTACGGATCTGAGAGAAAATGAGTGGTTATCTATGTAAAAGTACACCTTTTTTTCACAACTCAGTCATTTTATTGGAGTCTTAATCTATCACTGTCTTTCTATGGTCCAGATCCAGGACTTCACCTCAGGGTTCTGGGGTGGCACTAAACTGGCCTGCTGGTTGAAGGGGGAGACACCGTGGAGGTTCTTCCCCAAACTGTCCATCTACCTGAGAGCCACCAACACCAGCCAGTCCTTCAAAATCTCCATCCTCCCTCAGGTGACACAACAAACGTCCCCCATGTTGCCTCTGTGTGTTTGTTGTTTGCTTACTCTAACCAACATCAGCCATCTTGTTATGAGCTTTAGATCTGTTTGCCGACAGCTCTTTTATTGACATTAGTGTGACTGCTCCCTGTAGCTGTATATCCAGCCAATCACAGATGTGGACGGTACGCTGGACTGCTTCCGCTTCGGCATCTCGTCGTCAGCCAACGGCCTGGTGATAGGAGCAACCGTCATGGAGGGCTTCTATGTCATCTTCGACCGGGCAGAGAAGAGAGTGGGCTTCGCTGTCAGCAGATGTGCAGGTGAGTGCTGGAGACATTATTATTGGGTCTTAGATATGGCCTTGGTGTTCCAATATAGTATGGCTATAGCATCAgacaatttttttggggggggctagtAAGCGTTTATGCGCCTGGTCAAGTGTTCTTCGTATACCCTTCTTACATTCCACAGTACGTTAGCTATTATAACCCTGGTTCCTCTCTCCAGTGAACGGTGGGATAGCCGTGTCAGAGACCTCTGGGCCCTTCTCATCTGCAGACGTGGCatctaactgtgctgctggaggGCTGCTGAAGGAGCCCCTTCTCTGGGTCATCTCCTACGCCCTGGTGGCCGTCTGTGTCGTGGTGCTCCtcatcctgctcctcctcctcgtcctgcCCTGTCGTCACCGAGACCGGTCCGGCGAGATCACTGATGAGTCCTCGCTGGTCCGCCACCGCATCAAATGACTGAGGCGGGCCTCGGGTGGGACGACGACGGCCACCAGGAGTTCCAATTCTactgaggcagggagaggggaggggttggGGCTGCAGTGACCAATAGGACTGTTCTCTGGACACATCATGGAGACTGCAGTTTGACCAGAGAATGCTCTTCTTAGTTTAGATGTTACCAGTTTTCTTTGCACTCCAGTTTCACAGCAACCTCTGATTTAATTTAGACACATTATTAGACTGAAGGTTGGGTAGCAGAAAGTAATGCTATCTCTATGCCAGCCTAGTCCCTCCTTGCACATATTTCATGCTGATTCCCCACTGCCTACAACATGGTAGTGAAGTGCACTGC
It contains:
- the LOC120018154 gene encoding beta-secretase 2-like; the protein is MAYHNGSIPLRALFIMLCFGMAKSLYTIPLKIFTGKFNSSLDLDLTPLKLIQASGNGLSLASDPAGIVNFLDMVNNLQGDSGRGYYMEMTLGTPGQKLNILVDTGSSNFAVAAAAHPFITHFFNTALSSTYKSTGRGVAVKYTQGNWEGELGTDRVLIPSIAGTLTINIATILSSDGFFLPGVNWQGILGLAYPLLARPDSSVEPFFNSMVRQTGIPDVFSLQMCGAGLSASTTADPTGGSLVMGGVEPTLYSGSMWYTPIKEEWYYQVEVLKMEVGDQNLNLDCKEYNKDKAIVDSGTTLLRLPVNVFSAVVEAISRTSLIQDFTSGFWGGTKLACWLKGETPWRFFPKLSIYLRATNTSQSFKISILPQLYIQPITDVDGTLDCFRFGISSSANGLVIGATVMEGFYVIFDRAEKRVGFAVSRCAVNGGIAVSETSGPFSSADVASNCAAGGLLKEPLLWVISYALVAVCVVVLLILLLLLVLPCRHRDRSGEITDESSLVRHRIK